A stretch of the Excalfactoria chinensis isolate bCotChi1 chromosome 25, bCotChi1.hap2, whole genome shotgun sequence genome encodes the following:
- the R3HCC1 gene encoding R3H and coiled-coil domain-containing protein 1, with translation MDGVFLSPNEDEFVGRIAEELEQFMLQGQHHRVLLFPPLSSRLRYLIHRTVENVDLLSSFSVGEGWRRRTVICHSAVRIPNETSEQNPAATASRPPRPTQPWGRGARGARLRHGGDGHGDTSRACVGSGRIRRPPRRKPDKALYVPKAMRKKADWGEQEVGADGAREGEICPKAAPEGEAEGSPEPSTAISGVCLVLDEQHEAGEESGRSNDGTNGDRPPCCTDVPLLESSKSSSGQHSQDKDCSDSISSIPSENPTEPEEQNKSCDDNVGPESSKTPCQDQKSHDANMLGDSKSSHLLGVRCADAPLVLENQERSCAMSLESSGNISVQGEDVISPVLELGKGPSGPESEDQESGAQEEPTQHPLEAQGEAAIASEPVGGAGPLGPIEQEENRADMAKDGAREPVGLADALQRELRMPKGDQEENVATQSRELAFEDDCTAELLQEIVGHLTVKDISVERITLDYPSYGDTQVHEGDFGHVTEIYDFSPSLKTEQLMEVFSDFHESGFKIQWVDDTHALGIFSSLSAASQALGRRYPSLKIRPLIHATKQSKIKALQRPKLLQLAKERPQTDTVVARRLVTRALGLKHQQQCGSSPEGLLPEGLDQEEE, from the exons ATGGACGGTGTTTTCCTCTCTCCTAACGAGGATGAGTTCGTGGGGAGGATCGCTGAGGAGTTGGAGCAGTTCATGCTGCAGGGGCAGCATCACAG ggTGCTTCTGTTTCCCCCCCTGTCCAGCCGCCTCCGTTACTTGATCCATAGGACCGTGGAGAACGTGGATTTGCTGAGCAGCTTTTCGGTTGGGGaaggatggaggaggaggacggTCATCTGCCACTCAGCCGTCAG GATTCCCAATGAGACCAGTGAACAAAACCCCGCTGCCACCGCGTCGCGACCGCCCCGACCCACACAACCATGGGGCCGTGGTGCACGGGGGGCCCGGCTGCGACACGGTGGGGATGGGCATGGGGACACATCCCGAGCCTGTGTGGGGTCAGGCAGGATCAGGAGGCCGCCCCGGAGGAAGCCTGATAAAGCCCTATATGTCCCCAAGGCGATGCGGAAGAAAGCGGATTGgggggagcaggaggtgggCGCTGATGGGGCACGAGAAGGGGAGATCTGCCCCAAAGCTGCACCTGAGGGGGAGGCTGAAGGCAGCCCCGAACCCAGCACAGCCATCAGTGGTGTCTGTTTGGTGCTTGATGAGCAGCACGAGGCTGGGGAGGAGTCGGGAAGAAGCAACGATGGCACAAATGGTGACCGTCCTCCATGCTGCACTGATGTCCCCTTGTTAGAGAGCAGCAAGAGTTCCTCTGGGCAGCACAGTCAGGATAAGGACTGTTCAGATTCCATCTCTTCCATACCCAGTGAAAACCCAACTGAACCAGAAGAGCAGAACAAGAGCTGTGATGACAATGTTGGACCGGAAAGCAGCAAGACTCCGTGCCAGGACCAAAAGAGCCACGATGCCAACATGCTGGGGGACAGCAAGAGCTCCCACCTATTGGGTGTGCGCTGCGCTGATGCCCCATTGGTGCTGGAAAACCAAGAGAGGAGCTGTGCCATGAGCCTGGAGAGCAGTGGGAACATCTCAGTGCAAGGTGAGGATGTGATAAGCCCAGTGTTGGAGCTGGGCAAGGGTCCCTCTGGACCAGAAAGTGAAGATCAGGAGAGCGGTGCCCAAGAAGAACCCACCCAACACCCATTGGAAGCACAGGGTGAGGCTGCGATTGCATCTGAGCCCGTTGGTGGTGCTGGCCCATTGGGTCCCATTGAGCAGGAGGAGAACAGGGCAGACATGGCCAAGGATGGGGCCAGGGAGCCCGTGGGCTTGGCTGATGCACTACAGCGTGAGCTGCGCATGCCCAAAGGGGACCAAGAGGAGAATGTGGCCACCCAGAGCCGGGAGCTCGCCTTCGAGGAtgactgcactgcagagctcctgcaggag ATTGTGGGTCATCTCACCGTGAAGGACATCAGCGTGGAGAGGATCACGTTGGATTATCCCAGCTATGGTGACACTCAGGTCCACGAGGGGGATTTTGGGCACGTAACCGAAATCTACGACTTCTCCCCGTCACTGAAAACGGAGCAGCTGATGGAAGTCTTCTCAGATTTCCA TGAGAGTGGCTTCAAAATCCAATGGGTGGACGACACTCACGCCTTGGGgatcttctccagcctgtctgcag CATCTCAAGCCCTGGGACGGCGTTACCCTTCATTGAAGATCCGACCACTGATCCATGCAACAAAGCAGTCTAAAATTAAGGCACTTCAGCGACCAA